The Arachis hypogaea cultivar Tifrunner chromosome 19, arahy.Tifrunner.gnm2.J5K5, whole genome shotgun sequence genome has a window encoding:
- the LOC112779337 gene encoding putative lysine-specific demethylase JMJ16: MRLLMGTELMRICVKEDNDEFPSVPPGFESYTSFSLKRVEDNEKQNDKNITSSSVSTSASESNSTQVVTNIQVSDTAKVPRTLRRRPWINYGQYENSYEEDSDCERLDQNFSSRPCLPRGVIRGCPDCSNCQKVVARWRPEDARRPKLEDAPVFYPTEEEFQDTLKYISSIRFSAEPYGICRIVPPSSWKPPCPLKEKSIWEGSKFATRVQRIDKLQNRESVRKISRFQSNMKRKRRRVTRMGMENGTVGGLDMGLCEAESFGFEPGPQFTLETFQRYADDFKDKYFRENENVSHLGTNTTNLNSTFEPSVENIEGEYWRMVESPTEEIEVLYGADLETGVFGSGFPRNSSNVGSTSHEDYIKSGWNLNNFARLPGSLLCYESSDISGVLVPWLYIGMCFSSFCWHVEDHHLYSLNYMHWGAPKMWYGVPGKDACKLEEAMRKHLPELFEEQPDLLHKLVTQLSPSILKSMGVPVYRCVQNPGEFVLTFPRAYHSGFNCGFNCAEAVNVAPVDWLPHGHIAIDLYKEQRRKTSISHDKLLLGAAREAVRAQWELNLLKRNTSDNLRWKDVCGKDGLLANALKTRVEMERVRRDFLCNSSQALKMESNFDATSERECNICFFDLHLSAAGCRCSPDRYACLDHAKQFCSCSWDSKFFLFRYDISELNILVEALEGKLSAVYRWAKLDLGLALTSYISADKEKVLKELRFQSSNLSHSPKANVHKEATLHQSNEFVEDTQLMDIPIVDQSNSEKGKDQSFPQQRKSVEVVSPLSQKKERLTLDNVQPANEMGNRKTFVNKEGSANCRIKLSRLGCQTSQEDLSFVLCLPVAQAEHGGGKSSLHRRNSSIIHPSEDKVDDMKPDTNGRKELSQIDKASSCNNMENTKLIIRMKDPAIMGDKEAITFPQADKSSDSTQLLHVKQECEENREPAIASTLIDLSCQVGLTAAESIRSIPDSLTAETSNRCQESSLSSLNPQHSVITKVKNEDTQEKLGGCSTSSIAESVRAVNGNTCSLNNYRQKGPRIAKVVRRINCNVEPLEFGVVLSGKSWCSSQAIFPKGFRSRVRYINVLDPSNMCYYISEILDAGHDRPLFMVSLENCPSEVFVHISAARCWELVRDRVNQEIAKQHKLGRKGLPPLQPPGSLDGFEMFGFSSPAIVQAIEALDRSRVCSEYWDSRPYSRPQGQISQPRQTNSNGGNGQGVLVNQHLPNGGVAALQSLFRKANAEELNSLYSIFSDKPEADRNLITRLLNEEIHKSQPS, from the exons ATGAGGTTACTGATGGGGACTGAACTCATGAGAATATGTGTTAAAGAAGATAATGATGAGTTTCCTTCAGTACCACCTGGTTTTGAGTCATATACATCTTTCTCGCTGAAAAGGGTAGAAGACAATGAGAaacaaaatgataaaaatattacCAGTTCTTCAGTATCCACAAGTGCGTCTGAATCAAATTCGACACAGGTGGTTACCAATATTCAAGTTAGTGATACTGCAAAAGTTCCTAGGACGCTGAGACGCAGACCTTGGATTAATTATGGACAATATGAGAATAGTTATGAGGAAGACTCTGATTGTGAGCGGCTTGATCAA AATTTCTCCTCAAGACCTTGTCTTCCCAGGGGAGTTATCCGTGGTTGTCCAGATTGCAGTAATTGCCAGAAG GTTGTTGCAAGATGGCGACCAGAAGATGCTCGTAGGCCAAAGCTTGAGGATGCTCCTGTTTTCTACCCCACAGAAGAG GAGTTTCAAGatactttaaaatatatatcgAGCATTCGCTTCAGTGCTGAACCATATGGAATTTGTCGCATTGTTCCCCCTTCTTCTTGGAAACCCCCTTGTCCTCTCAAGGAAAAAAGTATATGGGAGGGTTCTAAATTTGCTACCCGTGTTCAGAGGATTGATAAACTTCAGAATCGTGAATCAGTGAGAAAGATTTCAAGGTTTCAAAGCAATAtgaaaaggaaaaggagaaggGTCACAAGAATGGGAATGGAAAATGGCACTGTTGGAGGACTGGACATGGGACTTTGTGAAGCTGAAAGTTTTGGGTTTGAACCTGGTCCACAATTTACCTTGGAAACATTTCAGAGATATGCCGATGATTTCAAGGATAAATACTTCAGAGAAAATGAGAATGTGTCTCATTTGGGAACCAATACAACAAATTTAAACAGCACCTTTGAGCCTTCTGTGGAAAACATTGAGGGTGAATATTGGCGGATGGTTGAGAGTCCTACTGAAGAAATTGAG GTGCTTTATGGAGCTGATCTGGAAACAGGGGTTTTTGGGAGTGGTTTTCCTAGAAATTCTAGTAATGTTGGTTCCACGTCACATGAAGATTATATAAAGTCTGGCTGGAATTTAAATAACTTTGCGAGGTTACCTGGATCCTTGCTCTGTTATGAAAGCAGTGATATATCTGGTGTTCTAGTGCCATGGTTGTACATAGGAATGTGCTTTTCCTCCTTTTGTTGG CATGTGGAAGACCACCATTTGTATTCCTTGAATTATATGCATTGGGGTGCTCCAAAAATGTGGTATGGTGTCCCTGGCAAAGATGCTTGCAAATTGGAAGAAGCCATGAGGAAGCATTTACCAGAACTATTTGAAGAACAACCTGACTTGCTTCATAAGCTG GTCACTCAGCTTTCTCCTTCCATCCTTAAGTCTATGGGAGTGCCAGTTTATAGGTGTGTTCAAAACCCGGGAGAATTTGTTCTGACATTTCCTCGAGCCTATCACTCTGGCTTCAATTGCGGCTTCAACTGTGCAGAGGCTGTTAATGTGGCTCCAGTTGACTGGCTGCCGCATGGGCATATTGCTATAGATCTGTATAAGGAGCAGCGGCGCAAGACTTCTATATCCCACGATAAGCTATTACTGGGGGCTGCAAGGGAAGCTGTAAGAGCCCAGTGGGAGCTTAATTTGCTGAAAAGGAATACTTCTGATAACCTACGATGGAAAGATGTCTGTGGAAAGGATGGTCTTCTAGCAAATGCACTCAAG ACACGTGTTGAGATGGAGCGAGTCAGAAGGGATTTTCTATGTAATTCGTCACAAGCATTAAAAATGGAGAGTAACTTTGATGCTACAAGTGAAAGGGAATGCAACATTTGCTTTTTTGACTTACACTTATCTGCAGCTGGTTGTCGATGTTCCCCTGATAGATATGCTTGCTTGGATCATGCAAAGCAGTTTTGTTCATGCTCTTGGGATTCCAAATTCTTCCTCTTTCGCTATGATATCAGTGAATTAAATATTCTTGTTGAGGCATTGGAAGGAAAACTAAGTGCTGTATACAGATGGGCAAAATTAGATCTTGGGCTTGCACTGACTTCTTATATTTCAGCAGACAAGGAAAAAGTACTCAAGGAATTGAGATTTCAGTCATCAAACTTGTCTCATTCTCCCAAGGCCAATGTGCATAAAGAGGCGACTTTGCATCAATCAAATGAATTTGTTGAAGACACACAATTAATGGATATCCCAATAGTGGATCAATCAAATTCAGAAAAAGGCAAAGATCAGAGCTTCCCTCAACAAAGGAAATCTGTAGAAGTTGTGTCTCCTTTGAGTCAGAAGAAGGAACGCTTGACACTTGATAATGTACAACCTGCAAATGAGATGGGTAACCGTAAGACTTTTGTCAATAAAGAAGGATCTGCTAATTGCAGAATAAAGCTGAGTCGCCTTGGTTGCCAAACATCTCAAGAAGATTTGTCATTTGTTCTATGTCTTCCTGTGGCTCAGGCTGAGCATGGAGGAGGGAAAAGTTCACTACACAGACGTAACAGTAGTATTATACATCCTAGTGAAGATAAAGTTGATGACATGAAGCCAGATACCAATGGACGGAAGGAGCTTTCTCAAATAGATAAAGCAAGTTCATGTAATAATATGGAAAATACTAAGTTGATCATCCGGATGAAAGATCCTGCCATTATGGGTGACAAGGAAGCTATTACATTTCCCCAAGCAGATAAGAGTTCTGATTCAACTCAGCTTTTGCATGTTAAACAGGAATGCGAAGAAAACAGGGAACCAGCAATAGCTTCTACCCTGATAGATCTTTCTTGTCAAGTTGGTCTTACTGCTGCAGAATCAATTAGAAGTATTCCTGACTCTTTAACTGCAGAGACCAGCAACCGTTGCCAGGAAAGTTCTCTGAGTTCTCTAAATCCACAACATTCTGTCATCACCAAGGTTAAGAATGAGGATACTCAAGAAAAGCTTGGCGGGTGTAGCACTTCTAGTATAGCAGAGAGCGTAAGAGCTGTTAATGGAAACACATGCAGTCTTAACAATTACCGTCAGAAAGGTCCTCGTATTGCAAAGGTTGTCCGGCGTATCAACTGCAATGTTGAGCCTTTAGAATTTGGAGTTGTGCTTTCTGGAAAGTCATGGTGCAGCAGTCAGGCTATATTTCCAAAGG GATTTAGAAGCCGTGTTAGATACATAAATGTCTTAGACCCATCGAATATGTGCTATTACATTTCAGAAATTCTTGATGCTGGACATGACAGGCCTCTGTTTATG GTTTCCTTGGAAAATTGTCCAAGTGAGGTCTTCGTTCACATTTCAGCTGCAAGATGCTGGGAACTAGTAAGAGATAGAGTGAACCAAGAGATTGCAAAACAACATAAGCTGGGAAGGAAGGGTCTTCCTCCTTTACAGCCTCCCGGAAGCCTTGATGGCTTTGAAATGTTTGGGTTTTCTTCACCCGCCATAGTGCAG GCTATTGAGGCACTGGATAGAAGTCGAGTCTGTAGTGAATACTGGGATTCTCGGCCATATTCTCGGCCTCAAGGGCAGATTTCACAACCTCGCCAAACCAATTCAAATGGTGGAAATGGTCAAGGGGTTCTTGTGAATCAGCACTTGCCCAATGGTGGTGTTGCAGCATTACAGAGCTTATTTAGAAAGGCCAATGCTGAAGAATTGAACTCACTGTACAGCATTTTTAGTGATAAGCCAGAGGCTGATCGGAACCTAATCACGCGTCTTCTAAATGAAGAGATTCACAAATCACAACCGTCTTAG